The following are encoded in a window of Caldicellulosiruptor danielii genomic DNA:
- a CDS encoding LacI family DNA-binding transcriptional regulator, which produces MKRVTISDIARSLNLSRNTVSKVLNNSATVAEETAIKVIKKAIELGYPKLKPELIEKVRSSRENKKVAILVKAALSEFWIDIINGISNELGKYGYSLFYNYISDEDEKNLIVPLNITNHEVDGLIVLSVFEKEYMEKIKEYKLPTVYYDAPLYADLEELQGDVIFTECEDGVYKLTKLLIEKGYSPIGFIGDITYCKSIYERWLGFEKALKESGLDVQKEYCITEHVPFRYYVQEEVDMGLKKMKRLPRAFVCANDDIAIFAMRYLKEKGYKIPQDIAIVGFDNLKRSVLVDPPLTTVNIDKEILGRRLAQAIVRRIENNIPIFETVRLSTQIIIRSSC; this is translated from the coding sequence ATGAAAAGAGTAACAATTAGCGATATTGCAAGAAGTCTCAACCTTTCAAGAAACACTGTATCCAAGGTCCTGAACAATAGCGCTACTGTTGCTGAAGAGACAGCCATAAAAGTTATAAAAAAAGCTATTGAATTAGGATATCCCAAACTCAAGCCAGAGCTAATTGAAAAGGTCAGATCTTCAAGGGAAAATAAAAAAGTTGCAATTTTAGTAAAAGCTGCTCTTTCTGAGTTTTGGATTGATATCATCAATGGTATCTCCAATGAGCTTGGAAAGTATGGATATAGTCTATTTTACAATTACATAAGTGATGAAGATGAAAAAAATTTAATAGTTCCACTTAACATAACAAATCATGAGGTTGATGGTTTGATTGTATTGAGTGTTTTTGAAAAAGAGTATATGGAAAAGATAAAAGAGTATAAACTTCCAACTGTCTATTATGATGCACCACTTTATGCTGATTTGGAAGAGTTGCAAGGAGATGTTATTTTTACTGAATGTGAAGACGGTGTCTACAAGCTTACAAAACTTTTGATTGAAAAAGGCTACAGCCCAATAGGTTTTATTGGTGATATAACTTATTGTAAATCAATATACGAAAGATGGCTTGGGTTTGAAAAGGCTTTGAAAGAAAGTGGTTTGGATGTACAAAAGGAATATTGTATAACAGAACATGTGCCTTTCAGGTACTACGTTCAGGAAGAGGTTGATATGGGCTTGAAGAAAATGAAAAGACTCCCCCGTGCCTTTGTATGTGCGAATGATGACATTGCCATTTTTGCTATGAGATACTTAAAAGAAAAGGGGTACAAAATACCCCAAGATATAGCTATTGTAGGTTTTGATAATTTAAAAAGGTCAGTCCTTGTTGACCCGCCACTTACAACTGTCAATATAGATAAAGAAATTCTTGGAAGAAGGCTTGCGCAAGCCATTGTAAGAAGGATTGAGAACAATATTCCCATTTTCGAAACAGTAAGGTTATCAACACAAATTATAATAAGAAGCTCATGCTAA
- a CDS encoding extracellular solute-binding protein translates to MKKLDNLAGQKDVLAWEKEGGFVEWKVNIPESGLYNMAMLYYQLPGKGLGIELSVLIDGKLPFNEAQKITFPRIWKDVTGIRKDKRDNDLRPKTQEYPMWQEADFIDTEGFYNKPFSFYFEKGEHIIRFVSIREPFAIKYIKIYNKEEIPTYAEVSKNYTNLPATKNVLIKFQAERPYLKSDPILYPMYDRTDPATEPYHVSKIRLNTIGQWNWKYPGMWVSWKFEVPEDGLYKIVIKSRQNFQRGMSTHRKLYIDGKVPFKEAEDIEFPYSIRWYMKTVGNKDKPYLVYLTKGEHELKLEATLGELSPILTEVEEITVQLNNLFRKIIMITGRDPDLYRDYNLDEQIPDLTDTLNNLSKALLKQAQDFERYTGQKGGEAELLKRVAEQLRSMAREPDTIPARINNLRDSLSGLSSWLVYRKEQPLEIDYILIASPDSKIPSPTASLGTKIVNSIKAFLYSFVEDYTNVGEVYQGQRVIKVWVSGGRDQAQIIRDMINDSFTPSTNIKVNVSLVQAGLIEAILAGKGPDVVLAVSRGQPVNLAARGALVDLSKFKDFNEVKKRFNPTALVPYTYNGGVYALPVTQDFYMMFYRKDIFEELNIKPPQTWDEMYAVIAKLQRYNLEVGLPYQRIDALEAIDAGLGARNLFPTLLLQHGGSFYNKDKTRSLLDSPQAVAAFKQWTDFYTKYGLDLIYDFYNRFRTGEMPLGIAPYTTYNLLATAAPEIRNQWAMVPIPGVIKPNGELDRSTGASGTGCIILKKAKNKEACWEFLKWWTSDEVQTQFGKELEMLMGTAARYNTANVNAFQRLPWNKEEMKNLMEQWKYVKEIEEIPGSYYVTRSIDSAFSAVIYDGMNPRESLWRYTKDINDELERKRKELSVYK, encoded by the coding sequence TTGAAAAAGCTTGACAATTTAGCTGGACAGAAGGATGTTTTAGCATGGGAAAAAGAAGGCGGTTTTGTTGAGTGGAAAGTAAACATACCTGAAAGTGGTCTTTATAACATGGCAATGCTTTACTATCAGCTTCCTGGTAAAGGACTTGGTATTGAGCTTTCGGTCTTGATTGATGGCAAACTTCCTTTCAATGAAGCTCAGAAGATTACATTTCCACGAATTTGGAAGGATGTAACAGGAATTAGAAAAGACAAAAGGGATAATGACCTTCGTCCAAAAACTCAAGAGTATCCAATGTGGCAAGAAGCTGATTTTATTGACACAGAAGGGTTTTATAACAAACCATTTTCTTTCTACTTTGAAAAAGGTGAACATATAATCAGGTTTGTGAGTATTCGTGAACCATTTGCAATAAAGTATATAAAGATATATAACAAAGAAGAAATTCCAACATATGCTGAGGTCTCAAAGAACTATACAAATCTTCCTGCTACTAAAAACGTCTTGATAAAGTTTCAGGCAGAAAGGCCATATCTTAAATCTGATCCAATTTTGTATCCAATGTATGACAGGACTGACCCTGCAACAGAACCATATCATGTTTCTAAAATAAGACTTAACACTATAGGACAGTGGAACTGGAAGTACCCTGGTATGTGGGTGAGCTGGAAGTTTGAAGTGCCAGAAGATGGGCTTTATAAAATTGTGATAAAAAGCAGACAAAACTTCCAAAGGGGAATGTCAACACACAGGAAGCTTTACATAGATGGGAAGGTACCGTTTAAAGAAGCAGAGGATATAGAGTTTCCGTACAGTATAAGATGGTATATGAAGACAGTAGGTAATAAAGATAAACCTTATCTTGTATATCTTACAAAAGGTGAGCATGAATTAAAGCTTGAAGCAACACTTGGTGAACTTTCGCCAATTTTGACTGAAGTTGAGGAGATAACTGTTCAGTTAAACAACCTTTTTAGAAAGATAATCATGATAACAGGCAGAGACCCTGACCTGTATAGAGACTATAACTTGGATGAGCAGATTCCAGATTTGACTGATACATTGAATAATCTTAGCAAAGCGCTTTTAAAACAGGCTCAGGACTTTGAAAGGTACACTGGTCAAAAAGGTGGCGAGGCTGAACTTTTGAAAAGAGTTGCAGAACAGCTAAGAAGTATGGCAAGGGAGCCAGATACAATCCCGGCACGAATTAACAATTTAAGAGATAGCTTGAGTGGGCTTTCATCATGGCTTGTGTACAGAAAAGAACAACCTTTGGAGATTGATTACATTTTAATAGCATCACCTGATAGCAAAATTCCATCACCTACAGCAAGTCTTGGAACAAAGATTGTAAATTCAATAAAAGCTTTTCTCTACTCATTTGTGGAAGACTATACAAACGTAGGTGAAGTATATCAAGGACAAAGGGTTATAAAAGTGTGGGTAAGCGGCGGTCGTGACCAAGCACAAATAATCCGTGATATGATAAACGACTCATTTACACCAAGCACAAATATAAAAGTGAATGTGAGCTTGGTTCAAGCTGGTTTAATTGAAGCAATTTTAGCGGGTAAAGGACCAGATGTTGTTTTGGCAGTATCGCGCGGGCAACCTGTGAACTTGGCAGCACGTGGCGCGCTTGTTGATTTGAGTAAGTTCAAAGATTTCAATGAGGTCAAAAAAAGGTTTAACCCTACGGCATTAGTACCTTATACGTATAATGGTGGTGTTTACGCACTTCCTGTTACACAGGATTTTTACATGATGTTCTACAGAAAAGATATATTTGAAGAGCTTAACATAAAACCACCACAAACGTGGGATGAGATGTACGCAGTGATTGCAAAGCTTCAGAGATATAACTTAGAAGTAGGACTTCCATATCAGAGGATTGACGCACTTGAGGCGATTGATGCTGGTTTGGGTGCAAGGAATCTATTTCCGACACTTTTGCTCCAACACGGTGGAAGTTTTTACAACAAGGACAAAACCCGTTCGCTTCTTGACTCACCGCAAGCAGTTGCCGCTTTTAAGCAATGGACTGATTTTTATACAAAGTATGGTTTAGATTTGATTTATGACTTTTACAACAGGTTCAGAACAGGTGAGATGCCACTTGGTATAGCGCCATATACAACATACAATCTTCTTGCCACTGCAGCACCTGAAATAAGAAACCAGTGGGCAATGGTGCCAATTCCAGGTGTCATAAAACCAAACGGTGAGTTGGACCGCTCAACAGGTGCATCTGGTACAGGATGTATAATACTTAAGAAGGCAAAGAACAAGGAGGCGTGTTGGGAGTTTTTGAAGTGGTGGACATCTGATGAGGTTCAAACTCAATTTGGTAAAGAACTTGAAATGCTAATGGGTACTGCTGCAAGGTATAACACTGCAAATGTAAATGCATTCCAAAGACTTCCTTGGAATAAAGAAGAGATGAAAAATCTCATGGAACAGTGGAAGTATGTCAAGGAGATTGAGGAGATTCCTGGAAGCTATTATGTCACAAGAAGCATAGACAGTGCGTTTTCAGCAGTTATATATGACGGAATGAATCCGAGAGAGAGCTTGTGGAGATATACAAAAGATATCAATGACGAGCTTGAGAGAAAGAGGAAAGAACTCAGCGTATACAAATAA
- a CDS encoding carbohydrate ABC transporter permease encodes MGIIEDFKRNKASYLMIAPYMLLFTIFTLIPVVASIFLSFTNYNMLQPPKWVGWTNYVRLFLADKIFLKVLRNTFIFAFITGPISYLMSFILAWFISEFNPKVRAILTLIFYSPSLAGNVFFIWAFIFSGDTYGLINGWLMRWGILKEPINWLQDPNYVLWVIIVVQLWLSLGAGFLAFVAGFQNLDRELFEAGAIDGIKNRFQELWYITIPQMAPQLMFGAVMQIGASFGVSTVVMALGGLPTRQYSADTVVTYLIDYGTVRFEMGYASAIAVVLFIAMLLTNKAIAAILRRYSTD; translated from the coding sequence ATGGGCATTATAGAAGATTTTAAAAGAAACAAAGCAAGTTATCTTATGATAGCACCGTATATGCTGCTATTTACAATCTTTACGCTCATTCCTGTTGTAGCATCAATATTCTTAAGTTTTACCAACTATAACATGCTCCAGCCACCAAAATGGGTTGGATGGACAAATTACGTAAGGCTCTTTTTAGCTGACAAAATATTTCTAAAAGTTCTAAGAAATACCTTCATATTTGCATTCATAACAGGACCGATAAGCTATCTTATGTCGTTCATACTTGCGTGGTTTATAAGCGAATTTAATCCAAAAGTACGAGCAATCTTGACACTGATATTTTACTCACCCTCATTAGCAGGCAACGTGTTTTTCATTTGGGCTTTTATATTCAGCGGTGATACGTATGGTCTAATTAATGGATGGCTTATGCGCTGGGGAATATTAAAAGAACCTATAAACTGGCTTCAGGACCCAAATTATGTGCTTTGGGTGATAATAGTTGTTCAGCTGTGGCTAAGCCTTGGTGCAGGGTTTTTGGCTTTTGTTGCCGGTTTTCAAAACCTTGATAGAGAGCTTTTTGAAGCAGGAGCCATTGATGGTATTAAAAATAGATTCCAAGAGCTTTGGTATATAACAATTCCGCAAATGGCACCACAGCTTATGTTTGGTGCAGTTATGCAAATAGGAGCGTCATTTGGTGTGAGCACAGTAGTGATGGCGCTCGGTGGTCTCCCAACTCGCCAGTACAGTGCTGACACTGTGGTGACTTATTTAATTGACTATGGAACAGTCAGATTTGAGATGGGATATGCGTCGGCAATAGCTGTTGTACTTTTCATTGCAATGCTTCTGACAAACAAGGCAATTGCTGCTATATTGAGAAGATACTCAACTGACTAA
- a CDS encoding carbohydrate ABC transporter permease, whose product MAKGFSYSYKKVNRSVYGNIVIFIILFIVGIFMALPLLYTVVSAFKPLDEIFIFPPRLYVRRPTLDNFVLMFQLATNMWVPFSRYLFNSLFICVVGTIGHILIASLAAYPLAKHQFAAKKVINEIIVLALLFTPQVTYIPLYIVMSRLHLIDTYWALILPSWQMTLGLYLMKQFMTQIPDSLLEAGKIDGANELKIWWRIVMPNVKPAWLTLTIFSFQYLWNQTGGSFIFSENLKVLPTLLSQIAAGGIARAGVGAAVALFLMIPPIILFVISQSSVMETMVTSGIK is encoded by the coding sequence ATGGCAAAGGGGTTTTCATATTCTTATAAAAAGGTTAACAGAAGTGTCTATGGCAACATAGTGATTTTCATAATTCTTTTTATAGTAGGAATATTTATGGCACTACCGCTTTTATACACAGTAGTTTCGGCATTTAAACCACTTGATGAGATATTTATATTTCCGCCGAGGCTCTATGTAAGGCGTCCCACACTTGATAACTTTGTTTTGATGTTTCAGCTTGCGACAAACATGTGGGTGCCATTTTCAAGGTACCTGTTCAATAGCCTGTTTATATGTGTGGTTGGAACTATTGGACACATTCTGATTGCGTCGTTGGCAGCATATCCATTAGCTAAACACCAGTTTGCTGCTAAAAAAGTGATAAATGAAATAATAGTGCTTGCGCTTTTGTTCACACCACAGGTTACCTATATTCCACTGTACATTGTAATGTCAAGACTACACCTTATTGATACTTACTGGGCACTGATACTTCCCTCCTGGCAGATGACATTAGGCCTTTATCTTATGAAGCAGTTTATGACACAGATTCCTGACTCTCTTTTAGAGGCGGGCAAGATTGATGGTGCAAACGAACTTAAAATCTGGTGGAGAATTGTCATGCCAAATGTAAAACCCGCATGGTTAACGCTTACAATATTCTCATTTCAATATCTCTGGAACCAAACAGGCGGATCTTTTATATTCAGTGAAAATCTAAAAGTATTGCCAACGCTTCTGTCGCAGATTGCAGCCGGTGGAATTGCGCGTGCTGGGGTTGGGGCTGCTGTGGCACTGTTTTTAATGATTCCACCAATAATCCTATTTGTTATATCTCAAAGCAGTGTTATGGAAACAATGGTTACATCTGGCATTAAGTAA
- a CDS encoding YIP1 family protein codes for MTRKRVVVLVTTLLLILNAPLFGFANMIEVPYYQYNYDIYNWDIPSAAGYYPAEVLSGKDLGVGNFSSPRDMFVDDNNNIYILDAGNDRIVVFDKDFNFKKQIDKFTQNGQKVKMVDPSGISIDKNGLIYVADKGAKCVFVVNQDGQIISKITKPKSDLVAANKDFVPIKVAVDNAGVVYVLSLGSYEGALMFDSKNNFLGFFGSNKVVVTLQLLIDRIWKKILSKEQSSSMVRYLPTELASIDIGDDGFIYTCSNYASVSVGELKKLNFLGKNILWYKKKDQTRDFGDLPKYYGKRLEDSYFVDINVTKDGFINALDYERGRVFQYDQNANLLFIMGGKADQMGTFRDPVAVESIGNTILVLDQQKATITVFKETKFGELVHKATVLYNDGKYDEAKQLWEQVNKMDCNYALAHVGLGKALLRMNRYSDALKHFRLANDKEGFSEAKEQLRNDFLKRNFGIIATGLIALIILIVVLRRRFKKQKSVDEEYTRKVSKEKFPIYTMFHPFKGFEELKDEKKGSVLIATIIVLLYFIVAIIHRQYTGFIFNPYRQDRINVISIFSSTVVMFFFWVLSNWSVSTLTEGEGTFQEIWIFSAYALLPYIICNLIYVILSNIFIMEEGMFLTFINIIGMSWLIICMLNAIKAVHQFSFGKTVATVVASLIGIAVIIFIMILVFTLFAQLFGFIQSIYNELILRM; via the coding sequence ATGACAAGAAAAAGAGTAGTTGTGTTAGTGACTACATTACTGTTGATTTTAAACGCACCACTGTTTGGTTTTGCAAATATGATTGAGGTTCCTTATTACCAATACAACTATGATATATACAACTGGGATATACCGAGTGCAGCAGGTTATTATCCGGCAGAGGTTTTAAGTGGCAAAGATTTAGGTGTAGGAAATTTTTCATCTCCACGAGATATGTTTGTGGATGACAACAATAACATATACATATTGGATGCTGGAAATGACAGAATTGTGGTATTTGATAAAGATTTCAACTTCAAAAAGCAGATAGACAAGTTTACCCAAAATGGGCAAAAGGTCAAAATGGTTGACCCGAGCGGCATTAGTATTGATAAAAATGGTTTAATTTATGTGGCCGATAAGGGTGCTAAATGTGTATTTGTCGTAAACCAAGATGGTCAAATTATTAGCAAGATAACAAAACCAAAATCTGATTTGGTTGCAGCGAACAAAGACTTTGTACCGATTAAAGTTGCTGTTGACAATGCAGGTGTTGTGTATGTACTATCGCTTGGCAGCTATGAAGGTGCACTTATGTTTGATAGCAAGAACAACTTTCTTGGATTTTTTGGAAGCAATAAAGTTGTTGTAACCTTGCAACTGCTTATTGATAGAATCTGGAAGAAGATATTGTCAAAAGAGCAGAGTTCTTCGATGGTGAGATATCTGCCAACAGAATTAGCAAGCATAGACATTGGTGATGATGGATTTATCTATACATGTTCTAATTATGCGTCTGTTAGTGTAGGGGAACTTAAGAAACTCAATTTTTTAGGCAAGAACATTTTGTGGTACAAGAAAAAAGACCAGACACGGGACTTTGGTGATTTACCAAAATATTATGGCAAAAGGCTTGAAGACTCGTATTTTGTCGATATAAATGTCACAAAAGATGGATTTATTAACGCTCTTGACTATGAAAGAGGACGTGTTTTCCAGTATGACCAAAACGCAAATCTGCTCTTTATAATGGGCGGGAAAGCAGACCAGATGGGAACATTTAGAGACCCTGTTGCAGTCGAAAGTATTGGTAATACAATACTTGTTTTAGACCAACAAAAAGCAACAATTACAGTTTTCAAAGAGACAAAGTTTGGTGAACTTGTCCATAAGGCAACAGTACTATATAATGACGGAAAATATGATGAAGCAAAGCAACTCTGGGAACAGGTCAACAAGATGGATTGTAACTATGCACTTGCACACGTTGGTCTTGGCAAGGCACTTTTGAGAATGAACAGGTATAGTGACGCTTTGAAGCATTTCAGACTTGCAAATGACAAAGAGGGGTTCTCTGAGGCAAAAGAACAGTTGAGAAACGACTTTTTAAAGAGGAACTTTGGAATTATTGCAACAGGTCTGATTGCTTTGATTATATTGATTGTGGTTTTAAGAAGAAGGTTTAAAAAGCAGAAAAGCGTTGATGAAGAGTATACGCGAAAGGTCAGCAAAGAGAAATTTCCAATTTACACAATGTTTCATCCCTTTAAAGGTTTTGAGGAGCTAAAAGATGAGAAAAAAGGCTCTGTGTTGATTGCCACGATAATTGTTCTTTTATACTTTATTGTTGCTATAATTCACAGACAATACACAGGCTTTATATTCAATCCATACAGACAAGATAGGATAAACGTAATCTCCATCTTCTCAAGTACAGTTGTAATGTTTTTCTTCTGGGTTTTGTCAAACTGGTCAGTTTCGACCTTAACAGAAGGCGAAGGGACATTCCAAGAGATTTGGATTTTCTCAGCTTATGCCCTGCTTCCATATATAATTTGCAATTTGATTTATGTAATTCTCAGTAACATCTTTATTATGGAAGAAGGGATGTTCTTAACATTTATAAACATAATAGGGATGTCATGGCTTATAATCTGTATGTTAAATGCAATTAAGGCAGTGCATCAGTTCAGTTTTGGGAAGACGGTTGCAACAGTTGTTGCAAGTTTGATAGGTATTGCAGTTATCATATTCATAATGATTTTGGTATTCACCCTTTTTGCACAGCTGTTTGGATTTATCCAGAGCATTTACAATGAGCTAATACTCAGGATGTAG
- a CDS encoding DUF5696 domain-containing protein, which yields MLKRYLFKKIVSIVVSVAIVMSIIAANVQYSFADTNSYQLVAKNGVLELYVNQKYGYFKIADKRSNTVWYSNPENWRQDSIAAGSTRMQMASQLTVKFTDVTSTIQTANSYVNSVLKKGLKIQKIPNGFLATYTFKKEGFVIPVAYTIKDDYLNVDILVKQIKELKREKYRLVSVMLLSFFGAGSMKDNGYIVVPDGCGAIINFNNNKGQETYSQRVYGNDYGIVPDFQGYVTQSARLPIFGMKKNNSAFLAVITKGDGKAVLNANTSGAKSSYNNVFAEFIMREYDMVTLKEKQWDERTFNIFEENLPDSDKFSIRYYFLEPNNSSYVAMAKKYREYLIKEKGFRKTDDFHSTPVYIEFYGSMKKPKYIMGLPVNSTVPLTTFEDAQAIVKEVKKLGISSVVVKFTGWMQNGVYYNLPLAAKPERVLGGLRGLKNMLEYFNQAGVKTYLDVDFVTFRKGTLLYLRNKVATKSMKKVPAELWRYSPPIFYKDDSYPVLYLISPRYTNEIVNKFLRNSNLKYFKNISVSSLSTMLYSDFGTRPVNRYQTEQIFLNALEKLKKRFSNILLTNPNAYLLPKASEIVDLPIYSSKFLIEDAEIPFYQLVIRGYVPYSMPAVNFYTNEWMWKLKALETGSYLKFTWTARNEDELKETLLENLYSSNYKMWLNDLKNDYKQLYPVLDLIKGKEIVDHQIVKKGVVKVVYEGGIGILLNYTSKPQKVDGIQVPAQSYKVIAKR from the coding sequence ATGTTAAAAAGGTATCTGTTCAAAAAAATAGTCAGTATTGTGGTTTCAGTGGCAATTGTAATGTCTATTATTGCAGCAAATGTTCAGTACTCTTTTGCAGATACAAATTCATATCAGCTTGTTGCTAAAAATGGGGTGCTTGAACTTTATGTCAATCAAAAATATGGGTATTTCAAGATTGCTGATAAACGTTCAAATACGGTTTGGTATAGCAATCCAGAAAATTGGAGACAAGATTCTATTGCGGCTGGAAGTACACGTATGCAGATGGCGTCACAGCTCACTGTAAAGTTTACAGACGTCACTTCAACAATTCAGACAGCAAATAGCTATGTAAATTCAGTTTTGAAAAAAGGTCTTAAGATACAAAAGATTCCAAATGGTTTTTTGGCAACATATACTTTCAAAAAAGAAGGGTTTGTAATCCCAGTTGCATATACAATTAAGGATGATTATTTAAACGTTGATATATTGGTAAAACAAATTAAAGAACTTAAAAGGGAAAAATACAGGCTTGTGTCTGTCATGCTTCTTTCTTTCTTTGGTGCAGGAAGCATGAAAGATAATGGGTACATAGTTGTACCAGATGGATGTGGAGCGATTATAAACTTTAATAACAACAAAGGGCAAGAAACCTATTCACAGCGGGTATATGGAAACGATTATGGAATTGTTCCAGACTTTCAAGGGTATGTCACACAGTCAGCAAGGCTTCCTATCTTTGGGATGAAGAAGAACAATAGCGCCTTTTTAGCAGTAATTACAAAAGGCGATGGAAAGGCAGTTTTGAATGCTAATACAAGTGGGGCAAAGAGCAGTTATAACAACGTCTTTGCAGAGTTTATCATGCGCGAATACGACATGGTGACACTTAAAGAAAAACAGTGGGATGAAAGGACTTTTAACATCTTCGAAGAAAACCTTCCAGATAGCGATAAGTTTTCTATCAGGTACTATTTTTTGGAGCCCAATAATTCAAGCTATGTTGCAATGGCAAAGAAGTACAGGGAGTATTTAATAAAGGAAAAGGGATTTAGAAAAACAGATGACTTTCATTCCACCCCAGTCTATATAGAGTTTTATGGCAGCATGAAAAAGCCCAAGTATATCATGGGGCTTCCTGTAAATTCTACAGTTCCGCTTACAACATTTGAGGATGCACAAGCTATTGTAAAAGAAGTGAAAAAGCTTGGGATAAGCAGTGTTGTTGTCAAGTTCACAGGCTGGATGCAAAATGGTGTGTATTATAACCTTCCGCTTGCGGCAAAACCAGAAAGAGTTTTGGGGGGCTTGCGAGGACTTAAAAATATGCTTGAGTATTTTAACCAAGCAGGAGTAAAGACATACCTTGATGTTGATTTTGTAACGTTTAGAAAAGGTACGCTTTTGTATCTTAGAAACAAAGTTGCAACAAAGTCAATGAAAAAGGTGCCTGCAGAGCTGTGGCGTTACTCACCGCCCATATTTTACAAGGACGATTCATATCCCGTACTTTACTTGATTTCTCCAAGGTACACCAACGAGATTGTTAATAAATTCTTGAGAAACAGCAATCTAAAATATTTCAAAAATATATCTGTATCAAGCCTTAGCACAATGCTATATTCAGACTTTGGTACAAGACCTGTAAACAGATATCAAACCGAACAGATATTTTTGAATGCTTTGGAAAAATTGAAAAAAAGGTTTTCAAATATATTGTTGACAAATCCAAACGCGTACCTTCTGCCCAAAGCATCTGAAATAGTTGATTTGCCAATTTATTCGAGCAAGTTTTTAATAGAAGATGCTGAAATTCCTTTTTACCAGCTTGTTATAAGAGGCTATGTTCCATATTCAATGCCTGCTGTGAACTTTTATACAAATGAGTGGATGTGGAAGCTAAAAGCGTTAGAAACGGGTTCATACCTCAAATTTACATGGACAGCAAGAAATGAGGATGAGCTGAAAGAGACGCTTTTGGAGAATTTATACTCTTCAAATTATAAAATGTGGCTAAACGACCTAAAGAATGACTACAAACAGCTTTATCCTGTATTGGATTTGATAAAAGGCAAGGAGATTGTTGATCATCAGATAGTAAAAAAAGGTGTAGTAAAGGTTGTATATGAAGGTGGGATTGGGATTTTACTCAATTATACATCAAAACCTCAAAAGGTAGATGGTATTCAGGTTCCTGCTCAGTCTTATAAAGTTATTGCCAAGAGGTGA
- a CDS encoding carbohydrate ABC transporter permease: MNVSQTLKKFLPKRKMTLRQKEAMYGRLFILPWLIGLIYFFIIPFINAIYYTLTKIKLGDNGLEFTFVGFENYLYAFTKDPNYIRTLTSSIVNMLYQVPVVVFFSMFVAYVLRDGFKGRTFARTVFFFPVIIASGVVITILKENVMGDVNTAASGSTTLFRVENLRAILVNSGVPIWLGQFIVNTISQLFDLTWRSGVQILLLMAALHNIPKSFYEAAVIEGATEWEKFWKITFPMISPTLLVAVIYSIIDYFTDYGNYVMRMVVTQLNNGRFEYSTTIAIVYFGIIMIIILIVNKVIGRRVVYLT, translated from the coding sequence ATGAATGTTTCACAAACCCTAAAAAAGTTTTTACCAAAGCGTAAAATGACACTCAGACAAAAAGAAGCTATGTATGGAAGGCTCTTTATATTGCCGTGGTTAATCGGTCTTATATACTTTTTCATAATTCCATTTATCAATGCTATTTACTACACACTGACAAAAATAAAGCTTGGCGACAATGGTTTAGAGTTTACATTTGTTGGATTTGAAAACTATTTGTACGCATTTACAAAAGACCCAAACTATATAAGGACTTTGACATCTTCAATTGTAAATATGCTATATCAGGTGCCGGTTGTAGTGTTTTTCAGCATGTTTGTTGCGTATGTTTTAAGAGATGGATTCAAGGGTAGGACGTTTGCAAGAACAGTATTTTTCTTCCCTGTTATCATTGCATCAGGTGTTGTAATAACAATTCTAAAAGAGAATGTTATGGGTGATGTGAACACTGCAGCTTCAGGTTCTACTACACTTTTTAGAGTAGAAAACTTGAGAGCAATTTTGGTAAATTCAGGTGTTCCAATATGGCTTGGCCAGTTTATTGTAAACACTATAAGCCAGCTTTTTGACCTGACATGGCGGTCTGGTGTTCAAATTCTACTTTTAATGGCAGCTTTGCACAATATTCCAAAGAGTTTTTATGAAGCTGCTGTGATTGAAGGTGCAACTGAGTGGGAAAAGTTTTGGAAGATTACATTTCCAATGATATCACCAACACTTTTGGTTGCTGTCATATACTCGATAATTGACTATTTTACAGACTATGGAAACTATGTCATGAGAATGGTTGTAACACAGCTAAACAACGGACGGTTTGAGTACAGTACAACAATTGCGATAGTCTACTTTGGAATAATAATGATAATTATTCTGATTGTTAACAAGGTGATTGGAAGAAGAGTTGTATACTTAACATAA